A single Lactuca sativa cultivar Salinas chromosome 8, Lsat_Salinas_v11, whole genome shotgun sequence DNA region contains:
- the LOC111896080 gene encoding uncharacterized mitochondrial protein AtMg00810-like — protein MKQQKKWKANIRNQMNSQVLANLQKKVLYSRGGSSTSDNPDSSFQEGNPSPTKTHDVSFKGEHSDTDVEIVSSFEGKNNNTNDDSDFQLELEEESNVEMDPAFNFFLSLNIRQGPEGIFINHGAYTKTLLAKFGMMGDSKVKVPMAFRTKLTPSLEKLTVDMNLYRQMLGSLMYLTASRPDIMFSFSYSAKFQANPHEPHMVVVKKIFRYLKRTSSLDLWYPAKSGFFVQAFSDADLGGCGMDRKSTTGRCQFLDGNLVSWQSKNKHVFLSLQSNLSILLQHLALLRFNLMMELGQV, from the exons ATGAAGCAACAAAAGAAATGGAAAGCGAACATCAGGAACCAAATGAACAGCCAGGTCCTAGCAAACCTCCAAAAGAAAGTTCTATATTCCAGGGGGGGTTCATCCACATCAGATAACCCTGATTCGTCTTTCCAGGAAGGAAATCCATCACCAACAAAGACCCATGACGTCTCATTCAAAGGGGAGCATTCTGATACTGATGTTGAAATCGTCTCATCATTCGAGGGGAAGAATAATAATACGAATGATGATTCGGATTTTCAATTAGAATTGGAAGAGGAAAGTAATGTCGAAATGGATCCAGCCt tTAACTTTTTCCTTagcttgaatattagacagggacccgaaggcatattTATCAATCACGGGGCTTACACAAAGACCTTACTAgctaagtttggcatgatgggtgaCTCCAAAGTGAAGGTTCCCATGGCATTCAGAACGAAGTTAACACCATCTTTGGAGAAACTAACTGTTGATATGAATCTCTATCGACAGATGTTAGGGTCtctaatgtatctaacagctagtcgaCCAGACATAATGTTTTCCTTTTCTTATAGTGCCAAGTTCCAAGCTAATCCACATGAACCTCATATGGTGGTTGTTAAGAAGATCTTCAGATACTTGAAGCGAACCTCTTCTCTCGATCTGTGGTATCCTGCTAAATCAGGATTTTTCGTACAAGCATtctctgatgctgatcttggaggatgtggtatGGACCGAAAGAGCACTACAGGCAGATGTCAATTCCTCGATGGCAATCTTGTCAGCTGGCAGTCcaaaaacaaacatgtgtttctctctctacaatcgaATCTGAGTATACTGTTGCAACATCTTGCACTTCTCAG ATTCAATCTCATGATGGAGCTGGGGCAGGTATAA